A window of Sedimentibacter sp. MB31-C6 genomic DNA:
AGAGAAACCTAATAGAGATAAAGCGCCAACTAATATTGCAATACTCGGTAGATATATTCTTACACCAGAGATTTTTACGGTATTAGAGAATACTAAAAAGGGTGTTGGTGGTGAAATTCAACTTACAGATGGGTTAAAAGAACTTAGTAATATTCAAGATATTTATGCATATATATTTGAAGGTCGCAGATATGATGTTGGGAGTAAAATAGGATTTTTGGAAGCTACCGTTGATTTTGCCCTAAAAAGAGAGGATTTAAAAGATAGCTTTTCATCCTATTTAAGTAAACTAAACTTAAAATAAGGGGTGCTAATATGTATAGGGAGAAACTCGAAGAATGGTTGCAAAGCCCATATATAGATACATCAATTAAAAATGAACTAAAATCAATAGAAGATAATGACGGTGAGATTGAAGATAGATTTTATAAGGATTTAGAATTTGGTACTGGAGGAATGCGTGGAAAAATAGGCGCTGGTACTAATCGCATAAACTTAATAACTGTAGCAAAAGCAACTCAGGGGATTTCTAATTTTTTAAATGAAAAATATTCAAATGATGAAATTAGTATTGCAATAGCCTTTGACTCTAGGCATATGTCATCAGAGTTTTCAAAAAAAACAGCATCTGTTTTTGCAGCTAATAATATTAAGGTATATTTGTTTGAAAGCTTGAGACCAACACCTGAATTATCATTTGCTGTTAGACACTTTAAATGTAAAGCTGGAATTGTTATAACTGCTAGTCATAATCCTCCAGAATACAATGGTTATAAAGTATACGACGAATTTGGAGGACAGGTAGTTAAATATGCTGATGAAATAATTAATAATATTAATAAAGTTGAAATTAAGAATATAAAAAATACATATTTTGATAATAATCCTATGATAAAAATTATAGGTAGTGATATAGATACATTATATATTGATGAAATAAAAAAATTAAGTTTAAGAAAAGATATAGAAAAAAGCATTAAGATTGTTTATACGCCATTACATGGTACAGGAAACAAGTTAGTAAGAAGGGTGCTAAGGGAAACAGGATACAAGGATATAACAATTGTTAAAGAGCAGGAAAACCCAGATCCTAATTTTTCAACAATAAAATCGCCTAATCCTGAAGATATAGATTCCTTTGAAATTGCAATAGATATAGCAAAAAAGACAAAGGCAGATATAATAATCGGTACTGATCCTGACTGTGACAGAATTGGCCTAGTAGTAAAAAATAACAATGATGAATATATTCCTTTAAATGGAAATCAGACAGGAGCATTGTTATTAAATTATATTTTGAATACATTAAAAGAGAAGAATTCTTTGCCAAGGAACGGTGCTTTTGTTAAGACAATAGTAACAAGTGAATTGTCTAAAGAAATTGCTTCAAAATATAGTATTACAACCTTTAACACGTTGACAGGGTTTAAATATATTGCAGAGTTAATGCAATCTTTTCAAGAGTCTGGGAAGTATAACTTTTTGATTGGTTATGAAGAAAGTTATGGTTATTTAGCAGGGACATTTGTAAGAGACAAAGATGCTGTTATTGCATCCTTGCTTATTTGTGAAATGGCTGCATATTACAATACAAAAGGTAAGTTACTATTAGATGTGCTCCAAGAATTGTATGAAGAGTTTGGTTATTATATAGAAGAAACCCTTTCATTTAGCTTCGGTGGAGTTACTGGTCAAAATAAAATGAAAGAGATTATGGATTTTTTTAGAATGAATAAGATGAATACTTTTGCTAAGAAAAGTATTTCTTATATAAATGATTATAAAATTGGGTTATCATATAATATTATAAATAAAAATAAAGAAAAACTCAATTATCCAAAATCTGATGTTCTTAAGTTTTGCTTTGATGATGGATCATGGCTAGTACTTAGACCTTCAGGGACAGAACCAAAATTGAAAATCTATTTTTCTGTGAAGGGAGAAAATGAAGAAAAATCAAAAGAAGCATTAAAGTGCTTTAAAGAAGAAATGTCGAACATAATTAATCAAATTTAATACAATAACTAATATACTTAAATTTGATTAAAATCTAAATAGGGAGGCTGTAGATATGAAAATATTGAAAACCACAACCCAAAAAATACTTATTTTTAGTATTATATTTGTTTTTGTTTTAAATTCATTAGCTTTTGCTAATAACTATAATCCTTCACGTGAAGAGATAGAAATAATGATTGACGAGGTTGCAACTAAACGTGCTATTCCTTCAGTTTTATTGAAAGCAATAGCAAGAGTTGAATCTGTATATGAACATTATAATGCAGATGGAAGTCCTAAAATAAGTGGAACAAGTATAGGACTTATGCAGATTAATAACAGATATGGCGGATATGACAGTGAAAGACTTAAATATGATATTAAATACAATATTGAAGCAGGTGCAGATGTATTGCTTAACAAGTGGAGTATGAGTTCCTATAAATCTGTATCAAGTGTAGGAAATATGGATCCAAATGTTCTAGAAAATTGGTATTTTGCATTATGGGCTTATAATGGATGGGCACAAAGTAATAATCCACACATGTTGTCTTCTTATGCAAAAAAATATACATATCAGCAATTAATTTATGATGTATGTGAAGACGAATATAATCAAACAATAAATAACATAGATTTTTCATATTTACCACAATCAGGTAAACCGAGCAGATCCTTAGTAGTACCGACACCTTATTCAGCTAATTCTGGACATATAATTTTGTATGAAGAAGGTGACTACGTTAGAACAGATGGTGTTAGAAATTCATATCAGCTTAGGGATGTTCCAGGTGGAAAATATATACATGATTTGCAATTAAACCAACTTGGAGTTGTTTTAGAAGGGCCAGTATTAGAAAATGGTTATTATTGGTATAAAGTTAAAATAGATGATAACAAAGAAGGCTGGATAGAAAGAAATTGGCTTTTAAGAACAGGGGATATAGAACACGGCAGATATATTTTTGATGATATTGCATTCCATTGGGCAAGGAAAGATATAATGGAACTTTACAATAAAGGGATAGTAAGTGAAGCTTTAAGTTTCAATCCAGACGAAATAGTAACGAAGGAAGAATTCTGTATATTCTTAAGCAAAACATTGAAT
This region includes:
- a CDS encoding phospho-sugar mutase translates to MYREKLEEWLQSPYIDTSIKNELKSIEDNDGEIEDRFYKDLEFGTGGMRGKIGAGTNRINLITVAKATQGISNFLNEKYSNDEISIAIAFDSRHMSSEFSKKTASVFAANNIKVYLFESLRPTPELSFAVRHFKCKAGIVITASHNPPEYNGYKVYDEFGGQVVKYADEIINNINKVEIKNIKNTYFDNNPMIKIIGSDIDTLYIDEIKKLSLRKDIEKSIKIVYTPLHGTGNKLVRRVLRETGYKDITIVKEQENPDPNFSTIKSPNPEDIDSFEIAIDIAKKTKADIIIGTDPDCDRIGLVVKNNNDEYIPLNGNQTGALLLNYILNTLKEKNSLPRNGAFVKTIVTSELSKEIASKYSITTFNTLTGFKYIAELMQSFQESGKYNFLIGYEESYGYLAGTFVRDKDAVIASLLICEMAAYYNTKGKLLLDVLQELYEEFGYYIEETLSFSFGGVTGQNKMKEIMDFFRMNKMNTFAKKSISYINDYKIGLSYNIINKNKEKLNYPKSDVLKFCFDDGSWLVLRPSGTEPKLKIYFSVKGENEEKSKEALKCFKEEMSNIINQI
- a CDS encoding S-layer homology domain-containing protein; translated protein: MKILKTTTQKILIFSIIFVFVLNSLAFANNYNPSREEIEIMIDEVATKRAIPSVLLKAIARVESVYEHYNADGSPKISGTSIGLMQINNRYGGYDSERLKYDIKYNIEAGADVLLNKWSMSSYKSVSSVGNMDPNVLENWYFALWAYNGWAQSNNPHMLSSYAKKYTYQQLIYDVCEDEYNQTINNIDFSYLPQSGKPSRSLVVPTPYSANSGHIILYEEGDYVRTDGVRNSYQLRDVPGGKYIHDLQLNQLGVVLEGPVLENGYYWYKVKIDDNKEGWIERNWLLRTGDIEHGRYIFDDIAFHWARKDIMELYNKGIVSEALSFNPDEIVTKEEFCIFLSKTLNLSKDKEEKAELEEIENEINLPFDDIEKINPWALNYIYDIYDTGLVKVSSGNFNPQEKLTRMDAALILSNIFEEDSKYETLDINKVFSDLTTLSQEEVDSIKKAYTSGLMTGKNTGEFQANEYLSRAETAAVMTKILNKLENN